TGTCGCACCCTCGAACTCGGGTCGGTTCCGAAGGTCTCTCTTCAGGTCCTCGACGAGCTTCATCGGTTCCTCGTTCATCTGGAAGCCGAGGCCGGCGTTGATCGTCGTCTCGGTCCGCGGGAAGTACCAGAGGTATCCGGCCGCTCGCTCGGTCGGTTTGAAGACCAGCGCGTCGTCCCACTCGACGGGCTCTGGGACTTCGACGATCTCTCTGTACGCCGAACAGAACTGCGAGTAGGAGACGTTCGTATCGAACGTGGCGTTCGAGAAATCGGTCTTATCCTGCAGGATCGAGAGCGAACCCGCGCCGTCGACGACGACGTCGGCATCGAACGCGACGACCTCGCCGTTCGTCTTCGCGCGGACGCCGGTGACGGTGCCGTCGTCGTCCTGCACGACGTCCTGAACGACGGTGTCGTAGTGGAACTCGGTGCCAGCCCGCTCGGCTCCCTCGATGATCAGGCGACCGTACTCCCAGCGGTCGATGACTGCCAGCTCGCCCGGCACGGGAATTTCGAGGACCGTGTCCTCTTGGGGGATCTCGAATCGGCCGTGGTCGACGCCCGTGTTCGTGAACGCGCCCTCGATCTGCGATTTCGGGATCGCTTCGGGGAAGGCGTCAGCCCCCTTCAGCGCGTCACCGCAGGCGATGTGGCCCGCCTCTTCGGCGGACTTCCGTTCGACGATGGCGACGTCGAGGCCCTCGCGGGCGACGGTGGCCGCCGCGTAGCAGCCGGCCGTCCCCGCCCCGACGACGACGACGTCGTACTCGTGGGAGGTACTCATCGTTCCGTCTCTCGCGTGCGTCCGGAAAACTCTTTATCCCTCGGTCGGGGACGCCGGAATCGGTGCAGACAGAGACCGTCCCGCAGTCCGGCTCACCCCTCGCCGGATTCGTAGTGCTCGCCCGCGGCCTCGGGAATCCGCGTGCGGCCGACGAGCGCGAGGACGATGATCACGACGACGAACGGCGTGATACGGATGAGCTGACGGGGAACGCCGATGCCCTGCAACTGGAGGAACGTCTGCATCGCGTCGAGCCCCGCGAAGAGCAGCGTCGAGAGGAACGCGCCGATCGGGTTGTAGTTGCCGAACAGGTACGCGACGATGGCGATGAATCCCTTCCCGTTGACCATCGTCGGCCCGTTACCGGTGAACTGCCCGAGATCGAGCGAGAGCGCGGCCCCGCCCATCCCCGAGAGTACACCGGAGATGAGCACCGCAGCGTATCTGACGCGCGTGACGCTCACGCCCGCCGTGTCCAGCGCCTTCGGGTTCTCACCGCTGGCGCGGACCCAGCGACCGAACGTGGTTCGCTCGAAGACGTACCACGAGAGGCCGACGGCCAGAAACAGCAGGTACACGGAGGGCGACGCCGAGAACAGCGCGCCGAAGAACGGGATGTCCGCGAGCACCGGCACCGAGATCGACCCGGGCGTCGCGACCGTCGGCGTGTTGGGGCCGCCGTAGATGACCTGCGAGGCGAACGGCGCGAGCCCGAGCGCGATGAGCCAGACGGCGAGCCCCGCGATGATCTGATCCGCGCGGAACTCGATCGTGACGACCGCGAAGAGCAGCGCTAAGAGCGCGCTGGCGACGATACCGCCGCCGAACCCGATCCAGACGCCTCCGGTGACGTCGGTGACGTAGATCGCGGTGAACGCCGAGATGATGAGAAGCCCTTCGAGGCCGATGTTGATCACACCGGACTTCTCCGAGAAGATGCCGCCCAAGGCGGCGAAAGCGATCGGGACCGAGAGCCGAAGCGCCGCCGAAAGCGTGTTCCGGCTGGTGAGTACGTCGGCGAAGGTTCCGACGATCGAGTCCGGGAACAGCCACCCGCCGACGAGAAGCAGCGCGAGCGCGACGAGCGTGATGCCCGCGATGAGTACCCGCGACGAATAGCGCTCTAACAGCCCCTCGTCTGGACCGGCGACTGAATCGGCCGTGGTCTCACTCATCTTCCTCGCCCCCCGGCCGACCGCCGTCGGTGGCGACGACCCTATCTCCCGCGTCGGTCACCCGCTTGCCGATCAGCCGGAAGAACTCCGGCATCGCGACGAAGAGGATGATGAGCCCGCGGAGGACCCCGACGAGCTGCGGCGGGACGTCGGTCGCGAACTGCACGACCGTCGTGCCGCTCTTGAGGACGCCGAAGAGCAGCGCTGCGACACCGACACCGAGCGGGTTGTTCCCCGCGAGGATCGAGACGGTGATCCCGTCGAACCCGTAGTCGGGAACGCCCGTCTGGAACGTCCCGAGGATCATCATCACGTACATCGCGCCGGCGATCCCGCCGAGCGCGCCCGAGAGCGTGAGGCTCGCGACGATCGTTCGCCCCGCGTCGACGCCGCCGTACTCCGCGGCGTCGGGCTGAATCCCGCTCGTGCGGACGTCGTACCCGAACGCCGTGTATTCGAGGATGTAGTACAGCCCGACGACCGCGACGATGCCGAAGGCGAGCGCGATAAGCGAGAAGTCCTGCTGTCCACCGAAGAGCACGGTCGGGAACTGCGCGTACTCCGGCAGCGGGACCGTCTGGTTCGCCGGGCTGTTCGGGTCCTTGAAGACGCCGCTGACGAGATACAGCGCGACCCCGGTCGCGATGAAGTTGAGCATAATCGTCGTGATGACCTCGTTGGCCTCGGCGTAGGCCTTGAGCAGGCCGGGGATCGCGCCGTACAGCCCGCCGAACACCGCGCCGACGAGAATTCCGAACGGGATCAGAAGCACCGTGCCGACGACCCCGGAGACGAGCGGCGACACCCAGAGGACGCCGAGCGCGGTCGCCAGCGCGCCGACGACCATCTGTCCCTGTGTTCCGATGTTGAAGATGCCCGCGCGGAACGCCAAGGCGACCGAGAGACCCGTAAAGAGCAGCAGCGTCGTCTCACGGAGAGTCACGGAGAACTGTCCGTCCGGCGACCAGCCGCCGCTCTGCGGATTGCCGAGCGCGCCCAAGAACAGCCGATCGAAGACGAGGACGGGGTCATAACAGAACCCCGTGCCGAAGTAATAGACCGCCTCGTTGGCCGTACACGTCGTCATCCGCCCGGCGATGAGCACGAGGACCGCTCCGACGAGAATCGAGAGCACGAGCGCCGCGGTGCTGATCAGAATCCGTTCGGTCGCCGACGCGGTCGCGAGCCGTTCGAGGACGTCGCGGGCGCGGTCGCGAACGGTCACGCGCGTTCACCTCCGGCGGACG
This DNA window, taken from Halobellus sp. LT62, encodes the following:
- a CDS encoding geranylgeranyl reductase family protein codes for the protein MSTSHEYDVVVVGAGTAGCYAAATVAREGLDVAIVERKSAEEAGHIACGDALKGADAFPEAIPKSQIEGAFTNTGVDHGRFEIPQEDTVLEIPVPGELAVIDRWEYGRLIIEGAERAGTEFHYDTVVQDVVQDDDGTVTGVRAKTNGEVVAFDADVVVDGAGSLSILQDKTDFSNATFDTNVSYSQFCSAYREIVEVPEPVEWDDALVFKPTERAAGYLWYFPRTETTINAGLGFQMNEEPMKLVEDLKRDLRNRPEFEGATVTDKLGAALPTRRPYDSAVADGFVAVGDAAGHVNPTTGGGIAGAAYAGTYAGQQVIRAIGDGDVSEDALWHYNERVMDHFGGRYAGLDVYNVLSTAVDVDDLMGLLASLPGEKLAEALYSGTTSFGPALVAKTAKDSFGYWGQILNFYKTKSLADELMDHYARYPGRPEALEVWKDQRDDLMDDIYAVTGADPKY
- a CDS encoding ABC transporter permease, translated to MSETTADSVAGPDEGLLERYSSRVLIAGITLVALALLLVGGWLFPDSIVGTFADVLTSRNTLSAALRLSVPIAFAALGGIFSEKSGVINIGLEGLLIISAFTAIYVTDVTGGVWIGFGGGIVASALLALLFAVVTIEFRADQIIAGLAVWLIALGLAPFASQVIYGGPNTPTVATPGSISVPVLADIPFFGALFSASPSVYLLFLAVGLSWYVFERTTFGRWVRASGENPKALDTAGVSVTRVRYAAVLISGVLSGMGGAALSLDLGQFTGNGPTMVNGKGFIAIVAYLFGNYNPIGAFLSTLLFAGLDAMQTFLQLQGIGVPRQLIRITPFVVVIIVLALVGRTRIPEAAGEHYESGEG
- a CDS encoding ABC transporter permease, with the protein product MTVRDRARDVLERLATASATERILISTAALVLSILVGAVLVLIAGRMTTCTANEAVYYFGTGFCYDPVLVFDRLFLGALGNPQSGGWSPDGQFSVTLRETTLLLFTGLSVALAFRAGIFNIGTQGQMVVGALATALGVLWVSPLVSGVVGTVLLIPFGILVGAVFGGLYGAIPGLLKAYAEANEVITTIMLNFIATGVALYLVSGVFKDPNSPANQTVPLPEYAQFPTVLFGGQQDFSLIALAFGIVAVVGLYYILEYTAFGYDVRTSGIQPDAAEYGGVDAGRTIVASLTLSGALGGIAGAMYVMMILGTFQTGVPDYGFDGITVSILAGNNPLGVGVAALLFGVLKSGTTVVQFATDVPPQLVGVLRGLIILFVAMPEFFRLIGKRVTDAGDRVVATDGGRPGGEEDE